The region atttccgatttgtaacttgtgtgttggtttttacagataaatgtgtatttgtaaatatattatttttttcacttgtaaaaaagcagttgcaaaactaaaaatactaattgtgaagtgtgattcagcatttgtggatcagcgATCACACGTATTCATCGCTTTGCTCAGTTGCAGAATTTTGAGGCATTTTGACTGCTCAGATTTTCACAAATATGCAGATCgggattcacactgccatccaacaGACAGCATTTTGATGCATTCGCTTGTTGAAAGTGGCAACAGAGGGGTCAGGGATTTTCAGCAGCTGTTCAGAATGACACGGGGTCGAGGGGCAGCTGATCAGACGGAGACTCAGAAACAAAGAGCAATAtcgtttcccataatgccttttggtgcgTGTGTTGGTTAACGTGCAAACCTTCAGGATTGGCATGTTACTTAAAAAGATATGTGGGATATTTTTACTATGTAAAAATGAAAGAGTTGCAGTTACTGTCACATAAACGACAGAGCAATCATGACGCATTTGTGTTTAGCTTAACAGAGGTCCATCCAACCATTTTCACTCatagtttcatttataaacataaAGCAAACTTCGGACAGTTTATCGTCATGAGACAAATTTAATGCCGTGCTTAACCTTAATCTCTGCATTTAACACCTTGCTAAAATTATCTGTCATAGCATGATCCAGTTATCTAGTCATTATATTATTTACTCCAAATGAATATTCATAATATTGTTAAATTCTAAATAATTATATACAAGACAAGTAAACCCAAAAATGTTCGTGCAACTGCCAAAATAAGAGCTCAGTATTTTtgccaaatgtatttatttatttacttatattGTTTCAAGAGTTTTATTGGTTCTTTCTTGAGGTGACAGTTGTGTATTTTTACCATTGGATATGTTTCATAAATAGTTAATTAACTAATCAATTGAATAATCACCTAAGAATATAGATCTTAAATGAAATATTCtaaaataaataagcaaataaatacTCTTGTTTTTTGTCCAAAacatacatgcatgcatacatacatatgtatgtacgagTAATACGAGTATGTGTGTATTAAGTACCGTGTTCCCGTTGACTGTATTTGTCCTTTTTTGGTGATATTCTATTTGTGATTGTAGTTAATATCTTTATTTGTTGCAAAAAGTATTATTAAGCATGCCAACAGAAGCCATGTGCCAACCTGCGTGTGTCGGACTGTTAGCAAAATATCTTATGAACCAATAGATGTATTTCAACCAGATTTTGCACATGGGTTGACTTTTATCCAAAGATGTTCCCTTTTACAGGTCACTGGGCAAGGTTAAACTGTTGGCCCAGTGTAAAGAAAAGAGTGGGAGATGTGGTCAGACAACGTATGGTGTGAATGGGGTCAGATagcgagagagagaaacaccattTATGGACAAAAATAAGCAGAttatctgtttgtgtgtctgtttttttgtttgtttgtttttttaacagcagTTATGTTCTAGTACTCTAACACAGTCACAGTTCCACACAATCCTGCAGAAAGAATTAGTTATACAGTGTCCTCccaaagtatttggccccttggtatttcacatattttatttgtttgccttttacttatgcaacccatcatcttgtcttttatattttggagtacaatacttttggagagcactATACATGTAGCCGAAGCAGACACGTCTTcatcctctctctgtctgtcccgaCATGTCATTTTGAAGTTACGCGTCGCTTGACTGAAGCTTGTTGTTTTAATTTCCAAATGCTGCTTCTTATTAATGACCTTGTAGAAATTTGTATTAAATGGAATTTTAAGATTACAGTGAAAAAGTAAAATTCTTAACATAATGTTGTCtttcattattattttcttttgctTATTGCAGGTTTGGCAGATCCCTGAgaatggactggagatgtccctTTCCCAGCCTGTGGTGGTATTAGAGGGCCACTCCAAGAGGGTCGGCATTGTGTCTTGGCATCCCACCGCACGCAACGTTCTCCTCAGCGCAGGTACTCTGCGACTGAAGCCCGTCTGGTTCTCCCTGTGAAGTAACACTGTATTTAGGCAGTGCGTCTTCCATTTGTCCAAAGCGCACAGTTGAAATCCAAACCTGACCGATTATCTCACAGACCAGCTTCTGCTGCGATGCTTTGTGTGTTACAAAGCTCTTAAAATAAACTTGGGTGCAGATGTGAGTGCAGTCAGGCACAGTGCTGTTTGTGTCTATTTTAGGGTGTGACAACCAGATCGTTATTTGGAATGTGGGCACGGGAGAGGCCATGATCAACCTGGAGGACATGCACCCTGACGTTATCTTTAGTGTCAGCTGGAGCCGCAATGGCAGCTTAATCTGCACCGCCTGCAAGGACAAGAAAGTGCGTGTTATCGACCCCcgcaaaaaaaagattgtgactgtAAGTGAAAACGCTCTGCGACGCCGACGTCCGACGTGCAGCTACATGATCTCGGCCAAAATGGCATGCCGAGGCGTTGACGTGATGCTGGCCAATCAGAcacacgtttgtttgtttttcaggagAAAGACAAAGCCCACGAGGGAGCTCGGCCGATGAGAGCCATCTTTTTAGCAGATGGAAAAATTTTCACCACTGGATTCAGCCGCATGAGCGAGCGCCAACTGGCCCTGTGGAAAACTGTATGTTACCGTAGCAACTCTTGTTCTGCCTTCAGTTTGCTGACACGGCTTTTAAAATGGTTTTAAAAATGGGGTCTTGCACTGTTCACTGTCTGTCTAAAAATATTATCAGTAGCTGCTGCTTCGGGTGCTGCCTGACAGGAAATTAGACAATTTTTTCCCCCTTAAAATAGCTTTCTCTGCAGTGTGTCTCTTATTCCAGTAGGGGGTGCTAAATGCCAAGGCCAACACTACTATCATTGTTTTGAGTTGCCAAATAAAAAAGCACCACAgtcatttttattaatttatgtttCTGTTTGGGAGCTATTTTGCCATGTGGGGAGCACAGCATCTCCTgatacagaaaatacaaaaataacatcCCACCAACAGTTAGCATCACTACCGATATTGAATTTGTGGTTCCAGGAAAATATGGATGAGCCAATATGTGTTCAAGAGATGGACACCAGCAACGGAGTCCTGCTGCCGTTCTATGACCCTGACACCAACATAGTGTACCTGTGTGGAAAGGTGAGCAAGATTATCATAAAGATCCTGATTCCAAGAGTAAGACCCACAGCCTAACTTTACACTGTCACTTTGTGTTGTCAGGGCGACAGCAGCATTCGGTACTTTGAGATCACTGAGGAGGTGCCATATGTTCACTTCCTCAACACATTCTCCACTAAGGAGCCTCAGAGGGGTATGGGGTACATGCCCAAAAGAGGGCTGGACGTCAACAAATGTGAAATTGCAAGGTATCAACAATCACTAAGTTAAGAGGAAGTAGACAGTAGTCCCATTGTCATCAGTCGTCCACGGCCGAGACACAGTGTACAACTGAACGCCAGCAGTTGCTGCACCCAGATCCTCCACATTGATTCCTGAGTCACAACTGACTAGGTCAGAGAAGGAAAATTTCCTGTTCCTTGATGGCTTCCGTAAAATTACCATGAAAGGTTCTGTATCTTTCTGAGAAGATTTGGGTAGCAGCCATCTATATGTTTGTGTAGTCGTGCATTAAGTATCCAGTTTCTGAGCCGTACATCAAAATCGGTTCTATGACCGTCCTGAATAGATCAATTTTAAGCTTGTTTTGGAGATTTTAGAACCTGATTTGATCCATCTTATTGCCTGCTACCCAAGCCTGTGCCTTGTGGGTCTTAAAGTCTTTCCCAGCGTACGTACATAATCTATGAGCCTAGGTAGTCCATAGGCTAAGCAGGTTttaggtaccacttaaggtgacaaaacaAAACTTAGAATCCAgtgtcagtgtatcatggcctacacaaaaatggagtACAGCCATCCCAGAGTGGCACACAACTGTAgcgaggtaggggtcagtgaagaattacacagaggtcaaaatgtaaaaatcttccagtcatgttgaaactactacattatttgtctgatcataacaattctgaaaaggtatagtttgcactatctgtgactgaatgttctggagttatggggccaaacagcaaaaatggcgacaaaggtcagtttcagtttgtacaggggtcaaaagttaaagttgctgtaatttcagtaaaaataatgcaaattattgttttggTTAATAGGGTCTAAAAAGGACTAGTTTGCAccatagttatcatgttacggggtaacacacgtcaaatgtcatagaatccaatgaactttgacattgtttgacctttactttggagaccgaaCATtctacacagtcaaaactattccatttattaatccttttattttaaacaataaattacataattttttactgaaattggagcaacttttaacactcagtgcggaaggttcccggttcaaaccccatcactgccacatttctccatgtcatatggagttgcatcaggaacggcatccggtgtaaaacttgtgccaattcaacatgcagatccactttggatctgctgtggtgaccacaagtgcaaacaagggagcagccaaagggacttactagacaGTAGTCCCATTAAATGTACCAACTTTGAGTTACTTCTGTGGAAGTGCAGTGATTATTTGGCGGGGTGGGGTGTTTAAATAAAATGTGCACTGTTATTTCAAAAATACTACATTTTATTATAAAgattaaagcaacagccccagtTGACACTGAACTATAGATGAATTTGAAGTTGAAATTACTACTTTCAAGTGATAAGCAGATGGAGTTTTAGCAATTGTTTATATCCAGGTTTCTTTTGACTGTGTTCATGTTCATTGTAGGTTCTACAAACTACATGAGAGAAAATGTGAACCGATCATCATGACAGTCCCACGTAAAGTACGTCTGGAGTTCTCTCGTTTGCTTTGACGTTTTCAGCTGTGTCCTTCTTTACTTAAGACATTTGCTGTGTGCTGTCTGCCTGCACAGTCAGATCTGTTCCAGGACGACCTGTATCCAGACACAGCAGGTCCGGATCCTGCCCTGGAGGCTGAAGAGTGGTTTGCTGGAAAGAACGGGGGCCCCGTCCTCATCTCGCTCAAAGACGGCTACGTGTCTATAAAGAACCGTGACCTGAAAGTGGTCAAGGCAAACGTTCTAGAGAGTAAGCCAAGCACAAAAGTAGAGAACATCTCGACTACTCTCCACAAGCAAGCTTCTCCGCAACAATCGATAGTGAGTATGAAAATGTGTCAAAAACTTTTCGCAATACTATGTAGGGTTGGTACGACAAGTAAAAAGCATTGGTCGGCTAGTTGTGTACCAGTAGTTGTTGACTAATCTTTACAATAAAAAAACAGTGTCAAATCTAAGCatggaaactctaaattgaccTTTAATTTAACTGACTTTGATTTAGAGGACAAGTTGAAAACATGGCATCAACACAGTGGACTACACAGATGTGTCTCTGTGATCGATTCCTTATTCTTCTGTCTCAGGCTTATTTCTGTAAAGTGACTTTTGGTTCCTTATACCTACGCTACAGATTCTCAACCTCTTCCCTGTAAACTGAAATAAAAGTACTTACATTTCCTGGTCACTGGTCATCACGGTGtcttgtaagtcataaaaatatatGACCTAAATGGTTATTTGAAATTATAGGAAAATCATGTTATCTGTGTTCCCAGACAGCTTGACTAAAAGAAAATTAGTCAAGTAGTTGTCCACGAGGTAGTTCTAGTCCTGTCTGACGATACTTCTACATAGCTGATATTACAGTTCTTACATAAATGTTCAGTTCACTTACTTActtaatgaaatgaaaaaaatcaaaattgaggaaaaaaaatgtgcactGTATTccaaatgtttgtaaatattttATTGGATGGTATGCCACTGCCATTTTCGAGTTGCAGTGTTTATAAGATACAAGTTTGTACAGGCTCTAATGGAACACTTCAACAAAAAATAAGAATGTTACCATAGTCAGACGCTAATGCTATAGGCAAGCTATGCTGGGCCTTTCCTTCCcaaacacccccacccccaagtGAAGTTAGCTGTTTCCAGCATTATTTGTTGTATATGTTGGCCTGTCCATTAAACATTGATGAAGTTGATGTCTAGGAAACCATATCAAAgggaagttgtttttttaatcaccCTTTGCAATATCTCTGTAACTACTGAGAATAGAGTACAGATTTTGGACTTAAGTACCTCTACTGTCTattgaaaatgtttttatttatttacacatttGACCCTGATTAaaatcacaccttgttatattgcaGTCATTCCTGAAGCTAGAGAGCAAATTTTGGAAGTATATTACACAAGGAACCGAAGTGTCTTCTGCCTTCAGTTGAATATTTTCATTTTTGGATccccaccccacccacccaaACAACAGCCTCAAACTCCTTACTTGCTCTAACTTTGGTTGGTAATCTCAATAGTTTACAGTATTTTTGGGGGGCACAAGTTGCATATTTTTTCTGTATGGTctctttaatttaggatttttgtgaattcttgtaGTGTGTTTTTATTATTGGTATTCTAAAAAGGACTAGGTTTATTAggacttggtttattttgtttagtggtttGATACCAGGGAAAGCCCAAGATAAACTATTATTAGGAGTAAAGAACGGACAATTTTTcgaagtataagttgcaccaaagtacaagtcacaggacctcccaaaccagtttaaaaaaaaggacttgtactctggaaaatacatatacacaactgcttatccaggatcaggtcacgggggcaacagctccagcaggggaccccaaacttcccttcctggaaaatacagtaatattAGTTATAATTGCTTTCATCCTAAAAAAAAATATGACCAAATGTCCTGCCTGCCTCAGTTCTGTCatatttcgtgtgtgtgtgtgtgtgtgtgtgtgttgctgacacTGAAATTCCCCTGGTCACACTGAATCTTCTGGTTGGAACATTTCACATAAGTTGAGGATCagcacatattttagtttgtgggtCACATGTCTGTGTTTTTGGTGGTGTTGAGGGATTCTGTTTGTAAAATTACTGTCCGTTTGGCCAAGCTTAACAACACTTTTTAAACTTATAATTATGGTCTACATAAtgttaaatacagtagtgttcagaataatagtagtgctatgtgagagtatatttcttattgttacatgggaaacaaggtaccaatagattcagtagattcttacaaatccaacatgatatgcacactcttaaggctatgaaagtgggctattagtaaaaaaaaaaaagtagaaaagggggtgttcccaataatagtagcatctgctgttgatgctacaaactcagaactattatgttcaaactgcttttttagcaatcctgtgaatcactaaactagtatttagttgtataaccacagtttttcatgatttcttcacatctgcgaggcattaattttgttggtttggaaccaagattttgctcatttactagtgtgcttggggtcattgtcttgttgaaacacccatttcaagggcatgtcctcttcagcataaggcaacatgacctcttcaagtattttgacatatccaaactgatccatgatacctggtatgtgatatataggcccaacaccatagtaggagaaacatgcccatatcatgatgcttgcaccaccatgcttcactgtcttcactgtgaactgtggcttgaattcagagtttgggggtcgtctcacaaactgtctgcggcccttggacccaaaaagaacaattttactctcatcagtccacaaaatattcctccatttctctttaggccagttgatgtgttctttggcaaattgtaacttcttctgcacatgtcttttatttaacagagggactttgcgggggattcttgcaaataaattagcttcacacaggcgtcttccaactgtcacagcacttacaggtaactccagactgtctttgatcatcctggagctgatcaatgattgagcttttgccattctggttattcttctatccattttgaaggttgttttccattttcttccacatgtctctggttttttggccattttaaagcattggagatcattgtagatgaacagcctatacttttttgcacctgcgtataagttttcccctctccaatcaactttttaatcaaactacagtgttcttctgaacaatgtcttgaacgtcccattttcttcaggctttcaaagagaaaagcatgttcaacaggtgctggcttcatccttacataggggacacctgattcacacctttttgttccacaaaattgacgaactcagtgactgaatgccacactactattattgtgaacacccccttttctacttttttttttactaataacccaatttcatagccttaaaaatgtgcatatcgtgaatgcttggtcttgttggatttgtgagaatctactgaatctactggtaccttgtttcccatgtaacaataagaaatatactcaaaagctggattaatcgttttagtcacatagcactactattattttgaacactactgtatgtctcctGGGGCCTCTTTGTGATCACATGAGATGTGATGAACAATTTTGTCCCTTTAATGTTCTTTCTGCATTTGACCAGAAAATGGAAGACAAACTGGAAGAAGTACTCAGAGAGTTCAAGTCACTCAGGGACCGTGTCATCCTTCAAGACCGTCGAATCGCCAGACTGGAAGAGCAAGTTGCCAAGGTTTCCATGTAGGACAAGGGGCTGCCCGTTTCTGCGGAAAGAATCGAACGGTCGATGTTTGCCACGGCTGTCAAGATTTCAGCTTCAATCAGCTTGGTGACGAGATCCAGCTGACATTCCAGGATGAACTTTATTTTCCCCTCATCGAGCATCTTGTTTCACATTTTGCCCTGATACACAGAGATAACGGGAGGAAAAACTCACAGGTCAAataggcttttgaagaagactttttttttgttgaaggaagtcttaattttttttattattattattgtgggaAAACCTTTTTATGTGAAGTTTGTGCTTTTACTCAAACTGTATGTAGCatcagtgtttttattttattttattttgtgagtGTGTTGCCAAATTGAACTTTATGCCATTTCTTGCACTgctttttgcttttattttctcATCCGTTTTACATTCCAGTCATAACTTGATAAAATGGTATTCTcaagctggattttttttttcttacaactaAGAGCTGTTGGGCCCCCCCCCCCCTGTTTTGGCTCCAACAAGTTTGTTCATTGATAAGCATCAGATTTTTATGACTGTGGAAGAATTcctttaaaaatgttttgttcCAGTCCTGGGCCTGAAATTGAACATGGGTTTATTTGGAGGCGTGTCTATCTGGTGTAAATGTGCAAACATAGTGGTTCCTTTTATCACTGTTAAGGGTCCGAATTAAATGGCCCTCTGCAGTGCATATTTGATGTTGGGAAGGGAACACTTGCCCAACTTGTGTTTCGCTGAAACCCTGACAAACAGTTTTGTGCACATAATAAAGATTTTACACGTGAAAACAATTATTTCCTTTTCTTCACCGTTTGTTCATGCTTCTCCCAACCTATCTACCAAATACGGCCATGAATTCTCAGCTGATTGTGCAAGTAAGATGGATGTCACGCTATGGATGAATAGATCGTCTAATAGATATTTAAAGTTGCAGAATGTAGGATttggtgccatctagtggagaCGTTCATTAAAGCTAATGTTTTAATGTTTTGGTTTTTCTTCTTTAAGTGGTGGGGATTTGTGGCCCCTTCACTTGTGATAAGTGATCTGCATGATCTTaaatttcacaaaaattaggGTTTTCAAACTTTTTAACCTACACTAGCATCCAGCGTATAGTGGAACAACTCTTCGCCTCCACCACCCGCCCCCTTCACTGCAAAAGTACAGAAGGTGCTAAGTATGGGTCTTTTTGGCTACTGTATTATAGTTTTTTCCCAATTGCTAAACCACATTTCTTGAAACCATCCATTTTCTCAAAACCTTAAactacattcacaaaaccccagactcttCTATCAAGCTTAACCGATCAAACCATGTGTTCAGACACAGCAAGCAAAATATATTCACCAAAGAGCATTCGTTATACACTACGTAAAGTAACAGACGCAGCATCCGGGGCGTGTAGGTAACTGGAAATGTTTGTAAATGTATTTATCGTAGTCAATGCGATATCTACATTCATCAATgtcacaacaaaaaataaaatgaaataaaaagcaCATCACTGCACAAAGTCCCATGTAAATATGAAGAACTTGTTCTAGGCTTATGAAAACTGAGTTTGTTGCAGGTAGAATGAACAGATGTTATATCCCAATTCTGCCAATAAATGTCCCTAAATCCAACACACTAGTTTTAAAATCAAACAGTACTGAATGAGTCCAGCTCAGCCAACATACTGCAAACATTTCTGCTCATTACATCTACTGACTAAATCTGCATCTCACCACGATTAATAATACGAGATTTATTTATATAATGAACAGACACCAGTAAAGACTACTGACAACTCTTGAATCCATGAATCTTATCCTCTCAAGATTAACACATTAactcaatttatttttttttttatcttatacatCTCCAAATAGaaatgaggataaactgatttTGCTAGACCAGATCAATAGAAAAAGCTTGGTTTGCTTATCCAGACGTCTGATGATGGTGCTATGGAGGGGGCCAGAAAAAGATGATCCTATAATATCAACTACATACAGGAAATTAATCCTGGATTTAACTTGACGGTGTAAGTGCAGAGTTAGATTGAGTCCATCCGCTCCAGTTTAACCCTCAGAGCTCTAATGATGCTCACCCGTGTCCTGGTCAACTTTTCATCATGTATCTATTAATCGATCATATCTTTACACAACGTACGTGGACGCTATACTAAAAGAACGTACCTTAAAAGGGGAATTTCTTAAGGTACTGTAAAAACAAGAAAAATTTAAATGGTGTCTTGTACATAATGTCTCCATGTTATTGAGTacataaggattaaacaactcaaagccatgcattatacggtttgaatgcacaacaCGGAGCCTAAAACACGACGCGAAgaggagtggtgttactccgcgaagtgcattcaaaccgtataatgcacggcttcttgttgtttaatccgcttatactatggtcccacacagtgagctaacatacaaatatttatttcagttaacagaacttgataaaaatgcgtaagtatttgggactattttataccagtctcaagatattttcatccttgacAACCGTTCtcctcttctttcccgtcttcaatcttgtccagtttgtccaaagttaaatctttatgccgttgcgtttgctgttcttctcatttgctctcctactcttcccattcctcaaacattttattttggccaaaaatattaaaattcacttggaaatccatgttttttcacatttctgtcattcacctgtcaaaacacagctgatctgcgccaactgatttgcacgttgctatggtgacgaccagagcagagtgattataacagtgacttaactcgcctaactacgtgtgcgtatagtacatgaaaataatgcacaccaattagacatggaattctcactgaccatggtataatgaGGATTACATAaagcctgaatagatccttgtcatctgattggtggtttgtatgtcacgataTGGATCATTCTTCCCATGTGCCATTGTGTTCCACtgactgtgcaattttggttccatatgttttctaCCGTTGCACAGCGTGCTCACACTAGTGACTACGGcatttagcttaaaaacaaacatggcggggttcGTTTTATTAACGgtgctcattcttgtaacacaaaaaaacaaatcaagtaCGCCATAAGACCTCTGGAGGCATTTCAcagttcaattcacagcatcaagTATGGACTCATCCGGACTGTTATGCCATGTTCACACCGGACGACACGCGACACCACAAATTCGTATCCCTCACCTggtgatggacgcgccaccatcgcccgctGTAtcactctgctttcgctgcgaaaattggccccaatgcgtcatcaaataggaggagcttcaattccactcgccgtcaagtcaacatgccggaccttgatcacatggagcgagttgctgtgctctatttgttgcagaaagctgacaaacgtcaccagcggcgccgtccctgggttcacaacatcctcatgagacgttcccaatttggggagtttcattatttgctgcaggagctgcgtctggatgacggccgctttcactggtacttccacctctccaggacccagtttgaggacctcctgtcccgttcgcgcgcacacatgtgaacaatttaaaaacaaaaaaaaaaactggctgc is a window of Thalassophryne amazonica chromosome 17, fThaAma1.1, whole genome shotgun sequence DNA encoding:
- the LOC117529329 gene encoding coronin-1C-A-like translates to MLRRVVRQSKFRHVFGQAVRNDQCYDDIRVSRVTWDSSFCAVNPKFVAIIIEASGGGAFLVLPLHKTGRIDKVFPTVCGHTGPVLDIDWCPHNDLIIASGSEDCTVMVWQIPENGLEMSLSQPVVVLEGHSKRVGIVSWHPTARNVLLSAGCDNQIVIWNVGTGEAMINLEDMHPDVIFSVSWSRNGSLICTACKDKKVRVIDPRKKKIVTEKDKAHEGARPMRAIFLADGKIFTTGFSRMSERQLALWKTENMDEPICVQEMDTSNGVLLPFYDPDTNIVYLCGKGDSSIRYFEITEEVPYVHFLNTFSTKEPQRGMGYMPKRGLDVNKCEIARFYKLHERKCEPIIMTVPRKSDLFQDDLYPDTAGPDPALEAEEWFAGKNGGPVLISLKDGYVSIKNRDLKVVKANVLESKPSTKVENISTTLHKQASPQQSIKMEDKLEEVLREFKSLRDRVILQDRRIARLEEQVAKVSM